In one Streptomyces sp. T12 genomic region, the following are encoded:
- a CDS encoding RNA polymerase sigma factor: protein MNTETDEQHFTDLYQRHYGSIEAYVRRRVHPDAVRDVVADVFLTAWRRIEEVPGSLDALPWLYGVARRTLANSRRSEARRQNLVQVLAGQPTGTVTDHADTVSEQLALAAAFDGLSHADQEVLRLALWEQLPPDQAAKVLGCRVATFRVRLHRARKRLLRGAADVPEHESNARSAPGLGAMPMNWSGSDA from the coding sequence GTGAACACCGAAACTGACGAGCAGCACTTCACGGACCTGTACCAGCGGCACTACGGCAGCATCGAGGCCTACGTGCGGCGGCGGGTTCATCCAGACGCCGTGCGCGACGTGGTGGCCGATGTGTTCCTGACCGCCTGGCGCAGGATCGAGGAGGTTCCCGGATCCCTCGACGCACTTCCCTGGCTCTACGGCGTGGCACGGCGGACACTGGCCAACTCCCGTCGCTCAGAGGCACGGCGGCAGAACCTGGTCCAGGTTCTCGCCGGTCAGCCGACAGGCACGGTCACCGATCACGCGGACACGGTGTCCGAACAGCTGGCGCTGGCGGCGGCGTTCGACGGCCTGAGCCACGCCGACCAGGAGGTGCTCCGGTTGGCCCTGTGGGAACAACTGCCGCCTGATCAGGCGGCGAAGGTGCTCGGATGCCGAGTCGCCACCTTTCGGGTGCGCCTCCACCGCGCTCGAAAGCGCCTGCTGCGAGGTGCGGCCGACGTCCCCGAACACGAGTCGAATGCACGAAGCGCCCCCGGACTGGGAGCGATGCCGATGAATTGGAGTGGTTCCGATGCGTGA
- a CDS encoding CU044_5270 family protein: MRTADTVSAPEREADLARILRSPRQVSRAAASSRVLSRRWALTSVAVAVAAAGALVMTNVLGTTAQPAYAVTPAPLAYDRGAESATDVLEKIASRVEKLREQSSDARSDEHFIQESWSLATRVDGQQVTSAVIPEHRETWKQPDGSMKWTVRTEKPGFQSSEQRKAWEEAGAVGEEPETWSDSSGPADPADPVNQEPPTDPEGMASWLRLGHETSGAGQLFSSVSERNLTHSFTPGQRAALLRALKQAPGIEYRGEVKDRAGRAGAAFSVNSEYGGLPTRYSLVFDEASGDLLSYEEELTGSAGKLNVRTPAVIAYVTYLVHGQE, encoded by the coding sequence ATGAGGACGGCGGACACCGTGTCCGCACCGGAGCGGGAAGCCGACTTGGCGAGGATCCTGAGGTCACCCCGTCAGGTGTCGCGGGCGGCGGCGTCCTCCCGCGTGCTGTCGCGCCGGTGGGCACTGACGAGTGTGGCGGTGGCCGTGGCTGCGGCGGGCGCCCTTGTGATGACGAACGTCCTCGGTACCACTGCACAGCCGGCGTACGCGGTTACGCCTGCTCCCCTCGCCTACGACAGGGGAGCGGAGTCGGCGACGGACGTGCTGGAGAAGATCGCGAGTCGGGTCGAGAAACTACGTGAGCAGTCTTCGGACGCTCGTAGCGATGAGCACTTCATTCAGGAGAGCTGGTCACTGGCCACCCGGGTGGACGGTCAGCAAGTGACGTCCGCCGTCATTCCCGAGCACCGTGAGACATGGAAGCAGCCGGACGGTTCGATGAAGTGGACCGTACGCACAGAGAAGCCCGGTTTCCAGTCGAGCGAGCAGCGCAAGGCGTGGGAGGAGGCGGGAGCGGTTGGCGAGGAGCCGGAGACGTGGTCGGACTCCTCCGGCCCGGCCGACCCGGCTGACCCGGTCAACCAGGAGCCGCCGACCGATCCGGAGGGCATGGCAAGCTGGCTCCGTCTGGGGCACGAGACGTCGGGAGCCGGCCAACTCTTCAGCTCCGTGTCGGAGAGGAATCTGACCCACTCCTTCACACCTGGACAGCGCGCCGCCTTGCTTCGTGCTCTGAAGCAGGCCCCGGGAATCGAGTACCGAGGCGAGGTGAAAGACCGCGCAGGGCGTGCCGGAGCAGCTTTTTCGGTGAATTCCGAATACGGCGGTCTGCCCACCCGCTACTCGCTGGTGTTCGACGAGGCATCGGGAGATCTGCTGTCTTACGAGGAGGAGCTCACGGGATCTGCCGGGAAGCTGAATGTCAGGACTCCCGCCGTGATCGCGTACGTGACCTACCTGGTCCACGGGCAGGAATGA